The following proteins are encoded in a genomic region of Sparus aurata chromosome 23, fSpaAur1.1, whole genome shotgun sequence:
- the dnm2a gene encoding dynamin-2 isoform X5 has protein sequence MGNRGMEDLIPLINKLQDAFSSIGQSCNLDLPQIAVVGGQSAGKSSVLENFVGRDFLPRGSGIVTRRPLILQLVNNKAEYAEFLHCKGKKFVDFEEVRQEIEAETDRITGSNKGISPVPINLRVYSPHVLNLTLIDLPGMTKVAVGDQPVDIEHQIREMLMQFITKESCLILAVTPANSDLANSDALKIAKEVDPQGMRTIGVITKLDLMDEGTDAKDILENKLLPLRRGYIGVVNRSQKDIDGKKDIRAALAAERKFFLSHPAYRHLAERMGTPHLQKTLNQQLTNHIRDTLPGLRSKLQSQLLSLEKEVEEYKNFRPDDPTRKTKALLQMVQQFGVDFEKCIEGSGDQVDTNELSGGAKINRIFHERFPFELVKIVFDEKELRREISHAIKNVHGVRTGLFTPDLAFEAIVKKQIVKLKTPCLKCIDLVIQELINTVRQCTNKLNSYPRLREETERIVTTHVREREGKTKDQVLLLIDIELSYINTNHEDFIGFANAQQRNTAANKKRAIPNQGEILVIRKGWLTINISIMKGGSKEYWFVLTAESLSWYKDEEEKEKKYMLPLDNLKLRDVEKGFMSTKHIFAIFNTEQRNVYKDLRQVELACDSQEDVDSWKASFLRAGVYPEKDQTENEEAAPADTFSMDPQLERQVETIRNLVDSYIGIINKSIRDLMPKTIMHLMINNAKDFIHSELLAYLYSSGDQNSLMEESADQAQRRDDMLRMYHALKESLNIIGDISATTISTPVPPPVNNTWIPEASPTPQRRPPPSAAPPPSRPPAVRGPTPGPPMNPSPAFGAPLNPSPAFGAPPIPSRPGPPMNAYNSSLDPFSAPPQIPSRPARVPPGVPRRPAPRRNQW, from the exons ATGGGGAACCGGGGCATGGAAGACCTGATTCCCCTGATTAACAAGCTTCAAGACGCTTTCAGCTCCATTGGCCAGAGTTGCAATTTAGATCTTCCTCAGATTGCTGTGGTCGGAGGACAGAGCGCTGGCAAAAGCTCAGTCTTGGAAAATTTTGTCGGCAG ggACTTTCTTCCACGTGGATCAGGCATTGTTACCCGGAGACCTCTCATTTTGCAGCTGGTCAACAATAAAGCAG AATATGCCGAATTCCTGCACTGCAAAGGGAAGAAGTTTGTGGATTTCGAGGAAGTGCGGCAGGAAATTGAAGCGGAGACGGACAGGATAACGGGCTCCAACAAAGGCATCTCTCCCGTCCCAATTAACCTGAGGGTTTACTCCCCGCACG TGTTGAACCTGACCCTGATCGACCTTCCGGGAATGACTAAGGTGGCCGTCGGCGACCAGCCCGTAGACATCGAGCACCAGATCAGGGAAATGCTGATGCAGTTCATAACCAAGGAGAGCTGTCTGATCCTGGCCGTCACCCCTGCAAACTCTGACCTGGCCAACTCGGACGCACTGAAGATCGCTAAAGAGGTGGACCCACAGG GTATGCGTACCATTGGTGTTATAACCAAACTTGACCTGATGGATGAAGGGACAGATGCAAAGGACATCCTAGAAAATAAACTGTTGCCACTGCGTAGAG GCTACATTGGTGTGGTGAATCGCAGCCAGAAAGACATTGATGGAAAGAAGGACATTCGTGCAGCTCTCGCTGCAGAGAGGAAGTTCTTCCTCTCCCACCCTGCTTACAGACATTTAGCAGAGCGTATGGGCACACCACATCTACAAAAGACACTCAACCAG CAACTGACCAACCACATCAGGGATACCCTGCCTGGTCTGCGCAGTAAACTGCAGAGTCAACTCCTTTCCctggagaaggaggtggaggaataCAAGAACTTCCGTCCAGACGACCCAACACGCAAGACCAAGGCCTTGTTGCA GATGGTgcagcagtttggtgtggactTTGAGAAGTGCATTGAGGGCTCTGGGGACCAGGTAGACACCAATGAGCTGTCGGGTGGCGCCAAGATCAACCGCATCTTCCATGAACGCTTCCCCTTTGAACTGGTCAAG ATTGTTTTTGACGAGAAGGAGCTAAGGCGAGAAATCAGTCACGCAATCAAGAACGTCCACGGTGTCAG AACGGGGCTGTTCACTCCAGACCTGGCGTTTGAGGCCATCGTGAAAAAGCAGATCGTTAAGCTGAAAACGCCCTGTCTCAAATGTATCGATCTGGTCATTCAGGAGCTCATCAACACAGTCAGGCAGTGCACCAACAAG CTCAATTCGTACCCCAGACTGAGGGAGGAGACTGAGAGGATCGTCACCACCCacgtcagagagagagaagggaagacCAAGGACCAG GTTCTGCTGCTGATTGACATTGAGCTGTCCTACATTAACACCAACCATGAGGACTTCATTGGCTTCGCAAA CGCCCAGCAGAGGAACACAGCCGCAAACAAGAAGAGGGCCATCCCCAACCAG GGTGAGATTCTG GTGATCAGGAAAGGCTGGCTAACCATCAACATTAGCATCATGAAAGGAGGCTCCAAGGAGTACTGGTTTGTCCTGACAGCTGAGTCCCTGTCCTGGTACAAAGATGAGGAG gagaaagaaaagaagtacATGTTGCCACTGGATAACCTGAAGCTCAGAGATGTGGAGAAAGGCTTTATGTCCACGAAACACATCTTTGCAATCTTCAACACTGAACAGAG GAACGTGTACAAAGATCTTCGCCAAGTAGAACTGGCCTGTGACTCTCAGGAGGATGTGGACAGCTGGAAAGCGTCCTTCCTCAGGGCAGGAGTTTATCCAGAGAAGGACCAG ACGGAGAATGAAGAGGCTGCCCCTGCAGACACGTTCTCTATGGACCCACAGCTGGAACGGCAGGTGGAAACTATTCGCAATCTGGTGGATTCGTACATCGGTATCATCAACAAATCCATCAGGGACCTCATGCCCAAGACCATCATGCATCTCATGATCAACAAT GCAAAGGATTTCATCCACTCAGAGCTGCTGGCCTACCTCTACTCATCTGGGGACCAGAACAGCCTCATGGAGGAGTCAGCGGACCAGGCCCAGCGTAGGGACGACATGTTACGCATGTACCATGCACTCAAGGAGTCACTGAACATCATCGGTGACATCAGCGCCACCACCATCTCAACCCCAGTACCACCCCCGGTCAACAACACCTGGATCCCAGAAGCAAG CCCAACTCCTCAGCGCAGGCCGCCTCCTTCAGCAGCCCCGCCCCCCAGCCGCCCGCCTGCTGTTCGGGGCCCAACACCAGGGCCACCCATGAACCCTTCCCCGGCCTTTGGCGCTCCACTCAACCCCTCCCCTGCCTTCGGTGCACCACCCATCCCCTCTCGCCCAGGCCCACCCATGAACGCCTACAACAGCAGCCTGGATCCCTTCAGTGCACCCCCACAGATCCCCTCGCGACCAGCCCGCGTCCCACCCGGTGTACCCAG GCGCCCGGCTCCCCGTCGAAACCAGTGGTGA
- the dnm2a gene encoding dynamin-2 isoform X4, with amino-acid sequence MGNRGMEDLIPLINKLQDAFSSIGQSCNLDLPQIAVVGGQSAGKSSVLENFVGRDFLPRGSGIVTRRPLILQLVNNKAEYAEFLHCKGKKFVDFEEVRQEIEAETDRITGSNKGISPVPINLRVYSPHVLNLTLIDLPGMTKVAVGDQPVDIEHQIREMLMQFITKESCLILAVTPANSDLANSDALKIAKEVDPQGMRTIGVITKLDLMDEGTDAKDILENKLLPLRRGYIGVVNRSQKDIDGKKDIRAALAAERKFFLSHPAYRHLAERMGTPHLQKTLNQQLTNHIRDTLPGLRSKLQSQLLSLEKEVEEYKNFRPDDPTRKTKALLQMVQQFGVDFEKCIEGSGDQVDTNELSGGAKINRIFHERFPFELVKIVFDEKELRREISHAIKNVHGVRTGLFTPDLAFEAIVKKQILKLKEPSLKCVDLVVSELTALVMKCAVKLNSYPRLREETERIVTTHVREREGKTKDQVLLLIDIELSYINTNHEDFIGFANAQQRNTAANKKRAIPNQVIRKGWLTINISIMKGGSKEYWFVLTAESLSWYKDEEEKEKKYMLPLDNLKLRDVEKGFMSTKHIFAIFNTEQRNVYKDLRQVELACDSQEDVDSWKASFLRAGVYPEKDQTENEEAAPADTFSMDPQLERQVETIRNLVDSYIGIINKSIRDLMPKTIMHLMINNAKDFIHSELLAYLYSSGDQNSLMEESADQAQRRDDMLRMYHALKESLNIIGDISATTISTPVPPPVNNTWIPEASPTPQRRPPPSAAPPPSRPPAVRGPTPGPPMNPSPAFGAPLNPSPAFGAPPIPSRPGPPMNAYNSSLDPFSAPPQIPSRPARVPPGVPSRRPPGAPSHRPTIIRPAEPSLLD; translated from the exons ATGGGGAACCGGGGCATGGAAGACCTGATTCCCCTGATTAACAAGCTTCAAGACGCTTTCAGCTCCATTGGCCAGAGTTGCAATTTAGATCTTCCTCAGATTGCTGTGGTCGGAGGACAGAGCGCTGGCAAAAGCTCAGTCTTGGAAAATTTTGTCGGCAG ggACTTTCTTCCACGTGGATCAGGCATTGTTACCCGGAGACCTCTCATTTTGCAGCTGGTCAACAATAAAGCAG AATATGCCGAATTCCTGCACTGCAAAGGGAAGAAGTTTGTGGATTTCGAGGAAGTGCGGCAGGAAATTGAAGCGGAGACGGACAGGATAACGGGCTCCAACAAAGGCATCTCTCCCGTCCCAATTAACCTGAGGGTTTACTCCCCGCACG TGTTGAACCTGACCCTGATCGACCTTCCGGGAATGACTAAGGTGGCCGTCGGCGACCAGCCCGTAGACATCGAGCACCAGATCAGGGAAATGCTGATGCAGTTCATAACCAAGGAGAGCTGTCTGATCCTGGCCGTCACCCCTGCAAACTCTGACCTGGCCAACTCGGACGCACTGAAGATCGCTAAAGAGGTGGACCCACAGG GTATGCGTACCATTGGTGTTATAACCAAACTTGACCTGATGGATGAAGGGACAGATGCAAAGGACATCCTAGAAAATAAACTGTTGCCACTGCGTAGAG GCTACATTGGTGTGGTGAATCGCAGCCAGAAAGACATTGATGGAAAGAAGGACATTCGTGCAGCTCTCGCTGCAGAGAGGAAGTTCTTCCTCTCCCACCCTGCTTACAGACATTTAGCAGAGCGTATGGGCACACCACATCTACAAAAGACACTCAACCAG CAACTGACCAACCACATCAGGGATACCCTGCCTGGTCTGCGCAGTAAACTGCAGAGTCAACTCCTTTCCctggagaaggaggtggaggaataCAAGAACTTCCGTCCAGACGACCCAACACGCAAGACCAAGGCCTTGTTGCA GATGGTgcagcagtttggtgtggactTTGAGAAGTGCATTGAGGGCTCTGGGGACCAGGTAGACACCAATGAGCTGTCGGGTGGCGCCAAGATCAACCGCATCTTCCATGAACGCTTCCCCTTTGAACTGGTCAAG ATTGTTTTTGACGAGAAGGAGCTAAGGCGAGAAATCAGTCACGCAATCAAGAACGTCCACGGTGTCAG AACGGGGCTCTTCACCCCTGACTTGGCTTTCGAGGCGATTGTCAAAAAGCAGATCCTCAAACTGAAAGAGCCCAGCCTCAAATGCGTGGACCTCGTGGTTTCCGAGCTCACCGCGCTCGTCATGAAGTGTGCCGTGAAG CTCAATTCGTACCCCAGACTGAGGGAGGAGACTGAGAGGATCGTCACCACCCacgtcagagagagagaagggaagacCAAGGACCAG GTTCTGCTGCTGATTGACATTGAGCTGTCCTACATTAACACCAACCATGAGGACTTCATTGGCTTCGCAAA CGCCCAGCAGAGGAACACAGCCGCAAACAAGAAGAGGGCCATCCCCAACCAG GTGATCAGGAAAGGCTGGCTAACCATCAACATTAGCATCATGAAAGGAGGCTCCAAGGAGTACTGGTTTGTCCTGACAGCTGAGTCCCTGTCCTGGTACAAAGATGAGGAG gagaaagaaaagaagtacATGTTGCCACTGGATAACCTGAAGCTCAGAGATGTGGAGAAAGGCTTTATGTCCACGAAACACATCTTTGCAATCTTCAACACTGAACAGAG GAACGTGTACAAAGATCTTCGCCAAGTAGAACTGGCCTGTGACTCTCAGGAGGATGTGGACAGCTGGAAAGCGTCCTTCCTCAGGGCAGGAGTTTATCCAGAGAAGGACCAG ACGGAGAATGAAGAGGCTGCCCCTGCAGACACGTTCTCTATGGACCCACAGCTGGAACGGCAGGTGGAAACTATTCGCAATCTGGTGGATTCGTACATCGGTATCATCAACAAATCCATCAGGGACCTCATGCCCAAGACCATCATGCATCTCATGATCAACAAT GCAAAGGATTTCATCCACTCAGAGCTGCTGGCCTACCTCTACTCATCTGGGGACCAGAACAGCCTCATGGAGGAGTCAGCGGACCAGGCCCAGCGTAGGGACGACATGTTACGCATGTACCATGCACTCAAGGAGTCACTGAACATCATCGGTGACATCAGCGCCACCACCATCTCAACCCCAGTACCACCCCCGGTCAACAACACCTGGATCCCAGAAGCAAG CCCAACTCCTCAGCGCAGGCCGCCTCCTTCAGCAGCCCCGCCCCCCAGCCGCCCGCCTGCTGTTCGGGGCCCAACACCAGGGCCACCCATGAACCCTTCCCCGGCCTTTGGCGCTCCACTCAACCCCTCCCCTGCCTTCGGTGCACCACCCATCCCCTCTCGCCCAGGCCCACCCATGAACGCCTACAACAGCAGCCTGGATCCCTTCAGTGCACCCCCACAGATCCCCTCGCGACCAGCCCGCGTCCCACCCGGTGTACCCAG CCGAAGACCCCCTGGTGCTCCTTCTCACCGGCCCACCATTATCCGCCCTGCTGAGCCCTCCCTGCTAGACTAG
- the dnm2a gene encoding dynamin-2 isoform X2, producing the protein MGNRGMEDLIPLINKLQDAFSSIGQSCNLDLPQIAVVGGQSAGKSSVLENFVGRDFLPRGSGIVTRRPLILQLVNNKAEYAEFLHCKGKKFVDFEEVRQEIEAETDRITGSNKGISPVPINLRVYSPHVLNLTLIDLPGMTKVAVGDQPVDIEHQIREMLMQFITKESCLILAVTPANSDLANSDALKIAKEVDPQGMRTIGVITKLDLMDEGTDAKDILENKLLPLRRGYIGVVNRSQKDIDGKKDIRAALAAERKFFLSHPAYRHLAERMGTPHLQKTLNQQLTNHIRDTLPGLRSKLQSQLLSLEKEVEEYKNFRPDDPTRKTKALLQMVQQFGVDFEKCIEGSGDQVDTNELSGGAKINRIFHERFPFELVKIVFDEKELRREISHAIKNVHGVRTGLFTPDLAFEAIVKKQILKLKEPSLKCVDLVVSELTALVMKCAVKLNSYPRLREETERIVTTHVREREGKTKDQVLLLIDIELSYINTNHEDFIGFANAQQRNTAANKKRAIPNQGEILVIRKGWLTINISIMKGGSKEYWFVLTAESLSWYKDEEEKEKKYMLPLDNLKLRDVEKGFMSTKHIFAIFNTEQRNVYKDLRQVELACDSQEDVDSWKASFLRAGVYPEKDQTENEEAAPADTFSMDPQLERQVETIRNLVDSYIGIINKSIRDLMPKTIMHLMINNAKDFIHSELLAYLYSSGDQNSLMEESADQAQRRDDMLRMYHALKESLNIIGDISATTISTPVPPPVNNTWIPEASPTPQRRPPPSAAPPPSRPPAVRGPTPGPPMNPSPAFGAPLNPSPAFGAPPIPSRPGPPMNAYNSSLDPFSAPPQIPSRPARVPPGVPSRRPPGAPSHRPTIIRPAEPSLLD; encoded by the exons ATGGGGAACCGGGGCATGGAAGACCTGATTCCCCTGATTAACAAGCTTCAAGACGCTTTCAGCTCCATTGGCCAGAGTTGCAATTTAGATCTTCCTCAGATTGCTGTGGTCGGAGGACAGAGCGCTGGCAAAAGCTCAGTCTTGGAAAATTTTGTCGGCAG ggACTTTCTTCCACGTGGATCAGGCATTGTTACCCGGAGACCTCTCATTTTGCAGCTGGTCAACAATAAAGCAG AATATGCCGAATTCCTGCACTGCAAAGGGAAGAAGTTTGTGGATTTCGAGGAAGTGCGGCAGGAAATTGAAGCGGAGACGGACAGGATAACGGGCTCCAACAAAGGCATCTCTCCCGTCCCAATTAACCTGAGGGTTTACTCCCCGCACG TGTTGAACCTGACCCTGATCGACCTTCCGGGAATGACTAAGGTGGCCGTCGGCGACCAGCCCGTAGACATCGAGCACCAGATCAGGGAAATGCTGATGCAGTTCATAACCAAGGAGAGCTGTCTGATCCTGGCCGTCACCCCTGCAAACTCTGACCTGGCCAACTCGGACGCACTGAAGATCGCTAAAGAGGTGGACCCACAGG GTATGCGTACCATTGGTGTTATAACCAAACTTGACCTGATGGATGAAGGGACAGATGCAAAGGACATCCTAGAAAATAAACTGTTGCCACTGCGTAGAG GCTACATTGGTGTGGTGAATCGCAGCCAGAAAGACATTGATGGAAAGAAGGACATTCGTGCAGCTCTCGCTGCAGAGAGGAAGTTCTTCCTCTCCCACCCTGCTTACAGACATTTAGCAGAGCGTATGGGCACACCACATCTACAAAAGACACTCAACCAG CAACTGACCAACCACATCAGGGATACCCTGCCTGGTCTGCGCAGTAAACTGCAGAGTCAACTCCTTTCCctggagaaggaggtggaggaataCAAGAACTTCCGTCCAGACGACCCAACACGCAAGACCAAGGCCTTGTTGCA GATGGTgcagcagtttggtgtggactTTGAGAAGTGCATTGAGGGCTCTGGGGACCAGGTAGACACCAATGAGCTGTCGGGTGGCGCCAAGATCAACCGCATCTTCCATGAACGCTTCCCCTTTGAACTGGTCAAG ATTGTTTTTGACGAGAAGGAGCTAAGGCGAGAAATCAGTCACGCAATCAAGAACGTCCACGGTGTCAG AACGGGGCTCTTCACCCCTGACTTGGCTTTCGAGGCGATTGTCAAAAAGCAGATCCTCAAACTGAAAGAGCCCAGCCTCAAATGCGTGGACCTCGTGGTTTCCGAGCTCACCGCGCTCGTCATGAAGTGTGCCGTGAAG CTCAATTCGTACCCCAGACTGAGGGAGGAGACTGAGAGGATCGTCACCACCCacgtcagagagagagaagggaagacCAAGGACCAG GTTCTGCTGCTGATTGACATTGAGCTGTCCTACATTAACACCAACCATGAGGACTTCATTGGCTTCGCAAA CGCCCAGCAGAGGAACACAGCCGCAAACAAGAAGAGGGCCATCCCCAACCAG GGTGAGATTCTG GTGATCAGGAAAGGCTGGCTAACCATCAACATTAGCATCATGAAAGGAGGCTCCAAGGAGTACTGGTTTGTCCTGACAGCTGAGTCCCTGTCCTGGTACAAAGATGAGGAG gagaaagaaaagaagtacATGTTGCCACTGGATAACCTGAAGCTCAGAGATGTGGAGAAAGGCTTTATGTCCACGAAACACATCTTTGCAATCTTCAACACTGAACAGAG GAACGTGTACAAAGATCTTCGCCAAGTAGAACTGGCCTGTGACTCTCAGGAGGATGTGGACAGCTGGAAAGCGTCCTTCCTCAGGGCAGGAGTTTATCCAGAGAAGGACCAG ACGGAGAATGAAGAGGCTGCCCCTGCAGACACGTTCTCTATGGACCCACAGCTGGAACGGCAGGTGGAAACTATTCGCAATCTGGTGGATTCGTACATCGGTATCATCAACAAATCCATCAGGGACCTCATGCCCAAGACCATCATGCATCTCATGATCAACAAT GCAAAGGATTTCATCCACTCAGAGCTGCTGGCCTACCTCTACTCATCTGGGGACCAGAACAGCCTCATGGAGGAGTCAGCGGACCAGGCCCAGCGTAGGGACGACATGTTACGCATGTACCATGCACTCAAGGAGTCACTGAACATCATCGGTGACATCAGCGCCACCACCATCTCAACCCCAGTACCACCCCCGGTCAACAACACCTGGATCCCAGAAGCAAG CCCAACTCCTCAGCGCAGGCCGCCTCCTTCAGCAGCCCCGCCCCCCAGCCGCCCGCCTGCTGTTCGGGGCCCAACACCAGGGCCACCCATGAACCCTTCCCCGGCCTTTGGCGCTCCACTCAACCCCTCCCCTGCCTTCGGTGCACCACCCATCCCCTCTCGCCCAGGCCCACCCATGAACGCCTACAACAGCAGCCTGGATCCCTTCAGTGCACCCCCACAGATCCCCTCGCGACCAGCCCGCGTCCCACCCGGTGTACCCAG CCGAAGACCCCCTGGTGCTCCTTCTCACCGGCCCACCATTATCCGCCCTGCTGAGCCCTCCCTGCTAGACTAG
- the dnm2a gene encoding dynamin-2 isoform X3, which produces MGNRGMEDLIPLINKLQDAFSSIGQSCNLDLPQIAVVGGQSAGKSSVLENFVGRDFLPRGSGIVTRRPLILQLVNNKAEYAEFLHCKGKKFVDFEEVRQEIEAETDRITGSNKGISPVPINLRVYSPHVLNLTLIDLPGMTKVAVGDQPVDIEHQIREMLMQFITKESCLILAVTPANSDLANSDALKIAKEVDPQGMRTIGVITKLDLMDEGTDAKDILENKLLPLRRGYIGVVNRSQKDIDGKKDIRAALAAERKFFLSHPAYRHLAERMGTPHLQKTLNQQLTNHIRDTLPGLRSKLQSQLLSLEKEVEEYKNFRPDDPTRKTKALLQMVQQFGVDFEKCIEGSGDQVDTNELSGGAKINRIFHERFPFELVKIVFDEKELRREISHAIKNVHGVRTGLFTPDLAFEAIVKKQIVKLKTPCLKCIDLVIQELINTVRQCTNKLNSYPRLREETERIVTTHVREREGKTKDQVLLLIDIELSYINTNHEDFIGFANAQQRNTAANKKRAIPNQVIRKGWLTINISIMKGGSKEYWFVLTAESLSWYKDEEEKEKKYMLPLDNLKLRDVEKGFMSTKHIFAIFNTEQRNVYKDLRQVELACDSQEDVDSWKASFLRAGVYPEKDQTENEEAAPADTFSMDPQLERQVETIRNLVDSYIGIINKSIRDLMPKTIMHLMINNAKDFIHSELLAYLYSSGDQNSLMEESADQAQRRDDMLRMYHALKESLNIIGDISATTISTPVPPPVNNTWIPEASPTPQRRPPPSAAPPPSRPPAVRGPTPGPPMNPSPAFGAPLNPSPAFGAPPIPSRPGPPMNAYNSSLDPFSAPPQIPSRPARVPPGVPSRRPPGAPSHRPTIIRPAEPSLLD; this is translated from the exons ATGGGGAACCGGGGCATGGAAGACCTGATTCCCCTGATTAACAAGCTTCAAGACGCTTTCAGCTCCATTGGCCAGAGTTGCAATTTAGATCTTCCTCAGATTGCTGTGGTCGGAGGACAGAGCGCTGGCAAAAGCTCAGTCTTGGAAAATTTTGTCGGCAG ggACTTTCTTCCACGTGGATCAGGCATTGTTACCCGGAGACCTCTCATTTTGCAGCTGGTCAACAATAAAGCAG AATATGCCGAATTCCTGCACTGCAAAGGGAAGAAGTTTGTGGATTTCGAGGAAGTGCGGCAGGAAATTGAAGCGGAGACGGACAGGATAACGGGCTCCAACAAAGGCATCTCTCCCGTCCCAATTAACCTGAGGGTTTACTCCCCGCACG TGTTGAACCTGACCCTGATCGACCTTCCGGGAATGACTAAGGTGGCCGTCGGCGACCAGCCCGTAGACATCGAGCACCAGATCAGGGAAATGCTGATGCAGTTCATAACCAAGGAGAGCTGTCTGATCCTGGCCGTCACCCCTGCAAACTCTGACCTGGCCAACTCGGACGCACTGAAGATCGCTAAAGAGGTGGACCCACAGG GTATGCGTACCATTGGTGTTATAACCAAACTTGACCTGATGGATGAAGGGACAGATGCAAAGGACATCCTAGAAAATAAACTGTTGCCACTGCGTAGAG GCTACATTGGTGTGGTGAATCGCAGCCAGAAAGACATTGATGGAAAGAAGGACATTCGTGCAGCTCTCGCTGCAGAGAGGAAGTTCTTCCTCTCCCACCCTGCTTACAGACATTTAGCAGAGCGTATGGGCACACCACATCTACAAAAGACACTCAACCAG CAACTGACCAACCACATCAGGGATACCCTGCCTGGTCTGCGCAGTAAACTGCAGAGTCAACTCCTTTCCctggagaaggaggtggaggaataCAAGAACTTCCGTCCAGACGACCCAACACGCAAGACCAAGGCCTTGTTGCA GATGGTgcagcagtttggtgtggactTTGAGAAGTGCATTGAGGGCTCTGGGGACCAGGTAGACACCAATGAGCTGTCGGGTGGCGCCAAGATCAACCGCATCTTCCATGAACGCTTCCCCTTTGAACTGGTCAAG ATTGTTTTTGACGAGAAGGAGCTAAGGCGAGAAATCAGTCACGCAATCAAGAACGTCCACGGTGTCAG AACGGGGCTGTTCACTCCAGACCTGGCGTTTGAGGCCATCGTGAAAAAGCAGATCGTTAAGCTGAAAACGCCCTGTCTCAAATGTATCGATCTGGTCATTCAGGAGCTCATCAACACAGTCAGGCAGTGCACCAACAAG CTCAATTCGTACCCCAGACTGAGGGAGGAGACTGAGAGGATCGTCACCACCCacgtcagagagagagaagggaagacCAAGGACCAG GTTCTGCTGCTGATTGACATTGAGCTGTCCTACATTAACACCAACCATGAGGACTTCATTGGCTTCGCAAA CGCCCAGCAGAGGAACACAGCCGCAAACAAGAAGAGGGCCATCCCCAACCAG GTGATCAGGAAAGGCTGGCTAACCATCAACATTAGCATCATGAAAGGAGGCTCCAAGGAGTACTGGTTTGTCCTGACAGCTGAGTCCCTGTCCTGGTACAAAGATGAGGAG gagaaagaaaagaagtacATGTTGCCACTGGATAACCTGAAGCTCAGAGATGTGGAGAAAGGCTTTATGTCCACGAAACACATCTTTGCAATCTTCAACACTGAACAGAG GAACGTGTACAAAGATCTTCGCCAAGTAGAACTGGCCTGTGACTCTCAGGAGGATGTGGACAGCTGGAAAGCGTCCTTCCTCAGGGCAGGAGTTTATCCAGAGAAGGACCAG ACGGAGAATGAAGAGGCTGCCCCTGCAGACACGTTCTCTATGGACCCACAGCTGGAACGGCAGGTGGAAACTATTCGCAATCTGGTGGATTCGTACATCGGTATCATCAACAAATCCATCAGGGACCTCATGCCCAAGACCATCATGCATCTCATGATCAACAAT GCAAAGGATTTCATCCACTCAGAGCTGCTGGCCTACCTCTACTCATCTGGGGACCAGAACAGCCTCATGGAGGAGTCAGCGGACCAGGCCCAGCGTAGGGACGACATGTTACGCATGTACCATGCACTCAAGGAGTCACTGAACATCATCGGTGACATCAGCGCCACCACCATCTCAACCCCAGTACCACCCCCGGTCAACAACACCTGGATCCCAGAAGCAAG CCCAACTCCTCAGCGCAGGCCGCCTCCTTCAGCAGCCCCGCCCCCCAGCCGCCCGCCTGCTGTTCGGGGCCCAACACCAGGGCCACCCATGAACCCTTCCCCGGCCTTTGGCGCTCCACTCAACCCCTCCCCTGCCTTCGGTGCACCACCCATCCCCTCTCGCCCAGGCCCACCCATGAACGCCTACAACAGCAGCCTGGATCCCTTCAGTGCACCCCCACAGATCCCCTCGCGACCAGCCCGCGTCCCACCCGGTGTACCCAG CCGAAGACCCCCTGGTGCTCCTTCTCACCGGCCCACCATTATCCGCCCTGCTGAGCCCTCCCTGCTAGACTAG